In a single window of the Pseudohongiella acticola genome:
- a CDS encoding DUF885 domain-containing protein has product MHKLTAVFPTALLAMLIGCSPANDAQPPTTTDSQPQAEGAVTSNETRQPPEAIDEFFSEFTAQWVRANPNQAISAGYFEGEEQNQLEQQITPLTMAQEQRIIDLARSGLSQLDTYDLSEENDTTRISADVMRWSLERVLDNERFLDFEFPLQQMNGANVGLVNQLTVVHPLRSANDAENYLTRLQLLDDRMGEATAEAARRSATGIQPPTFILQTTIDQMDRFISDAPRDNPLATTLFSKTANVEGLSEDQRIQLLERAATIVADEVYPAWRDAIAELQSQLPQSTNDAGLWAIEGGDEYYAAQLKRFTTTDLNADEIHQIGLREVARIEAQMDALMRQIGLEEGTVEERSVILQQNLAYPDSDEGRTALMDDIEIYLRDAEARAESLFDNRPTTPVIAQPYPQFRWENAAASYTSPPLDGSRPGIFQMPLRLDRLSNFTLRTLVYHETVPGHHFQIALITENDELPRFMQIRAFGGISASSEGWALYAERLAAEEGWYEDDIEGLLGQLDSELFRARRLVVDTGLHAKQWTRQQAIDYGIPPSEVDRYVVFPGQATSYMIGQLRIIELRERAREALGDNFSMQEFHNVVLSLGVVPLTVLEREVDAYINAEREV; this is encoded by the coding sequence ATGCACAAACTGACTGCAGTTTTTCCGACAGCACTGCTGGCCATGTTGATAGGCTGCTCCCCGGCCAACGACGCCCAACCACCGACAACGACAGATAGTCAGCCCCAGGCCGAAGGTGCAGTCACCAGTAATGAAACCCGACAACCACCGGAAGCTATCGATGAATTTTTTTCCGAATTCACCGCCCAGTGGGTCCGGGCCAATCCCAACCAGGCTATCAGCGCCGGCTATTTTGAAGGCGAGGAACAAAACCAGCTGGAACAGCAGATCACGCCGCTGACAATGGCGCAGGAGCAGCGCATCATCGACCTGGCACGCTCCGGTCTGTCGCAACTGGATACGTACGACTTGAGCGAGGAAAATGACACCACGCGTATTTCCGCCGATGTCATGCGCTGGTCGCTGGAACGCGTGCTTGATAACGAGCGCTTTCTGGATTTCGAATTTCCATTACAACAAATGAACGGCGCCAATGTCGGTCTGGTCAATCAACTGACAGTTGTGCATCCGCTGCGTTCTGCCAATGACGCTGAAAATTACCTGACCCGCCTGCAACTGCTGGACGACCGCATGGGTGAAGCCACCGCCGAAGCAGCGCGACGTTCTGCTACTGGCATTCAACCTCCCACGTTTATCCTGCAGACCACCATCGATCAGATGGACCGCTTCATCTCCGACGCGCCGCGCGATAACCCGCTGGCAACAACCCTGTTCAGCAAAACCGCAAACGTTGAAGGTTTGAGCGAAGACCAGCGCATTCAGTTACTCGAACGCGCAGCCACGATTGTTGCTGATGAGGTTTATCCCGCCTGGCGCGATGCCATTGCCGAGCTCCAGTCACAGTTGCCGCAGTCGACCAATGATGCCGGCCTGTGGGCGATAGAAGGTGGCGACGAGTACTATGCCGCACAGCTCAAACGTTTTACCACCACCGACCTGAATGCGGACGAAATTCACCAGATTGGCCTGCGCGAGGTGGCACGGATTGAGGCCCAGATGGATGCCCTGATGCGCCAGATCGGTCTGGAAGAAGGCACCGTCGAGGAGCGTTCGGTTATTCTGCAACAGAACCTGGCCTATCCTGATTCTGATGAAGGCCGGACCGCGCTGATGGACGACATTGAAATTTATCTGCGCGACGCGGAAGCCCGTGCCGAAAGCCTGTTTGACAACCGTCCCACGACACCGGTTATTGCGCAGCCCTACCCCCAGTTTCGCTGGGAGAATGCGGCCGCGTCTTACACCTCGCCTCCGCTTGACGGTTCTCGCCCCGGTATTTTCCAGATGCCCTTGCGCCTTGACCGGCTAAGCAATTTCACACTGCGCACGCTGGTCTACCACGAAACCGTGCCAGGCCATCACTTTCAGATCGCACTGATTACTGAAAACGACGAATTACCCCGCTTCATGCAGATTCGCGCCTTTGGTGGCATCTCGGCAAGCTCTGAAGGCTGGGCATTGTATGCAGAACGACTGGCCGCAGAAGAAGGCTGGTACGAAGATGACATTGAAGGTCTGCTGGGACAACTGGACTCGGAGCTGTTCCGGGCACGACGCCTGGTCGTTGATACCGGGCTTCATGCCAAGCAGTGGACCCGCCAGCAGGCAATCGACTATGGCATTCCGCCCAGCGAAGTCGATCGCTATGTGGTATTTCCGGGACAGGCAACGTCCTACATGATCGGGCAATTGCGCATCATCGAATTACGCGAACGCGCACGCGAAGCCCTGGGCGATAATTTCTCCATGCAGGAGTTCCACAACGTTGTGCTCAGCCTGGGCGTCGTCCCGCTGACAGTGCTGGAGCGCGAAGTAGATGCCTACATCAATGCTGAAAGAGAGGTCTGA
- a CDS encoding asparaginase, translating to MNKTRRILIIYTGGTIGMQQTVDGLAPAPDLAAEIRHMPELGQAFQTHPPVIETMSYEPLLDSSDMTPGRWVQIARDIQQRYQQFDGFVVLHGTDTLAYTASALSFFLEHTDKPVVVTGAQLPFAYPRSDARNNLISALEVAANMPETMTQVCVVFGSRILRGNRTTKVSAKAYDAFDSPRYPNLGAIGIDVEYNRRGRFPTDFGNFAEQGQLPADEAVALVRLFPGFSAETLRAICQNSALRGIVLEAYGAGNGPSKNQSFQDAIQDAVGAGIVVVVVSQPLDGIVRMNSYAAGSALARAGAISGRDMTTEAALTKLYYLIALGYSADMIAQHMKTPIAGEMRR from the coding sequence ATGAACAAAACCAGACGCATCCTGATTATCTACACCGGTGGCACCATCGGCATGCAACAGACCGTTGATGGACTCGCCCCGGCACCCGATCTGGCGGCAGAAATCAGACATATGCCCGAACTGGGGCAGGCATTTCAGACCCATCCGCCTGTTATCGAAACCATGAGCTATGAGCCTCTGCTGGACAGCTCTGACATGACCCCTGGACGCTGGGTCCAGATCGCTCGCGATATTCAGCAACGCTACCAGCAGTTTGATGGCTTTGTTGTACTGCACGGGACCGATACGCTGGCTTACACTGCATCTGCATTGAGCTTTTTCCTTGAGCACACGGACAAACCCGTTGTTGTCACGGGTGCCCAGTTGCCATTTGCCTACCCACGCAGCGATGCCCGCAACAATCTGATTTCGGCATTGGAAGTGGCCGCCAATATGCCTGAGACCATGACTCAGGTGTGTGTGGTGTTTGGCTCCAGAATTCTGCGCGGCAACCGGACCACCAAAGTGTCTGCAAAGGCCTATGACGCCTTTGATTCACCCCGCTACCCCAACCTGGGTGCCATCGGCATTGATGTTGAGTACAACCGCCGGGGTCGCTTTCCAACAGATTTTGGTAACTTTGCCGAACAGGGTCAGTTGCCCGCCGACGAAGCCGTTGCGCTGGTGCGCCTGTTTCCCGGTTTCAGCGCCGAAACCCTGCGCGCCATATGTCAGAACAGCGCACTGCGTGGCATCGTGCTGGAAGCCTATGGCGCTGGCAATGGACCCAGCAAGAATCAGTCATTCCAGGATGCCATTCAAGATGCCGTAGGTGCAGGAATCGTTGTTGTCGTGGTCTCACAACCGCTGGATGGCATCGTCCGCATGAACAGCTATGCCGCTGGCAGTGCGTTGGCCCGGGCCGGTGCCATCAGCGGACGGGACATGACCACGGAAGCCGCCCTGACCAAGCTGTACTACCTGATTGCGCTGGGATACAGTGCAGACATGATCGCCCAGCACATGAAAACACCGATCGCGGGAGAGATGCGCCGCTGA
- a CDS encoding DedA family protein: MFLVPVFAFAEACVGIGLLISGAVLVAVGSVLLANDVASLGQIVILAMAGAILGDHVGFYTGRWVGPRFNGFAFAQKHRAKLQKSEAMILKYGPYAIFIGRFIPAIRSLIPVMLGISGFRATRYSALDVAACMLWSVCLGAILWAIENMVG, translated from the coding sequence ATGTTTCTGGTTCCGGTTTTTGCTTTCGCTGAAGCCTGCGTTGGCATCGGCCTGCTGATTTCGGGCGCCGTTCTGGTCGCAGTCGGCTCTGTTCTGCTCGCCAACGATGTTGCCTCTCTCGGGCAGATTGTTATCCTGGCCATGGCCGGCGCCATTCTTGGCGATCATGTTGGTTTTTATACTGGACGCTGGGTTGGTCCGCGCTTCAACGGCTTCGCCTTCGCGCAGAAACACCGGGCAAAACTACAAAAATCCGAAGCCATGATTCTTAAGTATGGCCCCTACGCCATCTTCATTGGCCGCTTTATCCCCGCCATTCGCAGCCTGATCCCGGTCATGCTGGGCATCAGCGGCTTTCGCGCTACGCGTTATTCGGCACTTGATGTGGCCGCCTGCATGCTCTGGTCGGTCTGCCTTGGTGCCATACTGTGGGCCATCGAAAACATGGTAGGCTAG
- a CDS encoding cytochrome-c peroxidase, which yields MQRLKLTVSVPTLLMLAAGPVAIMVYLAWQHLPLSLPAQWSRQELALLESLSLTNLPPLPPDPGNAVADNSEAAEFGHHLFFDRRMSADGNVSCAECHQPEHHFTDRLPVAEGLGTVERNTMSLVGVAYSPWFFWDGRKDSLWAQALEPLENPLEHGSDRNEIAALIKSDQDYQQRYQRVFGSGPDQQSNDRIFANIGKALSAYQRKLLPGPTRFDDYVASLDSSNNEAENEILTDNERAGLRLFIGKAQCINCHNGPLFTNNAFHNTAVLSADGTLPSLGRAAGLRLAQDDPFNCLGDFSDATQAECSELRFAKGGDDMLGAQRAPSLRDVSKTAPYMHAGQFADLADVIEHYNNAELSMIGHNEAKPLGLRAIEKKQLESFLHTLNGPIATDPRWLSPPAQTTDNPRAVK from the coding sequence ATGCAAAGACTTAAACTGACCGTATCAGTGCCGACCCTGTTGATGCTCGCCGCCGGCCCGGTGGCAATAATGGTATACCTGGCGTGGCAGCATTTACCGCTCTCCCTGCCCGCGCAATGGTCCCGGCAGGAACTTGCGCTATTGGAGTCCCTGTCACTGACCAATCTGCCGCCCCTGCCTCCCGATCCTGGCAATGCCGTGGCCGACAATAGCGAAGCCGCCGAGTTCGGACATCATCTGTTTTTTGACCGCCGCATGAGCGCCGATGGCAACGTTTCCTGCGCTGAATGTCATCAACCCGAACACCATTTCACAGATCGATTGCCTGTGGCTGAAGGCCTGGGCACGGTCGAACGCAATACCATGAGTCTGGTTGGCGTTGCTTACAGCCCCTGGTTTTTTTGGGACGGACGTAAAGACAGTCTTTGGGCACAGGCACTGGAACCCCTGGAGAACCCTCTCGAACATGGCAGTGATCGTAACGAAATTGCCGCGCTGATCAAATCAGACCAGGATTATCAACAACGCTATCAGCGGGTGTTTGGTTCCGGGCCCGATCAGCAGTCCAATGACCGGATATTTGCCAATATTGGCAAAGCACTGTCGGCATACCAACGCAAACTCTTGCCCGGACCCACTCGCTTTGATGATTATGTGGCCAGCCTGGACAGCAGCAACAATGAGGCAGAAAATGAGATACTGACAGACAACGAACGCGCCGGACTGCGACTGTTCATCGGCAAGGCACAGTGTATCAATTGTCACAACGGCCCACTGTTTACCAACAACGCATTCCATAATACTGCCGTATTGTCAGCCGACGGAACACTCCCGTCTCTGGGCCGGGCAGCAGGTTTAAGGTTGGCTCAGGACGATCCCTTCAATTGTCTGGGCGACTTCAGCGATGCCACACAAGCTGAGTGTTCGGAACTACGCTTCGCCAAGGGTGGCGATGACATGCTCGGTGCCCAGCGTGCGCCCAGCCTGCGTGATGTCAGTAAAACTGCGCCCTATATGCACGCCGGCCAGTTTGCCGACCTTGCTGATGTCATTGAACACTACAATAACGCCGAGCTGTCGATGATCGGTCACAATGAAGCCAAGCCGCTGGGTTTACGTGCCATAGAAAAAAAGCAGCTGGAAAGCTTTCTGCACACGCTCAACGGGCCCATCGCAACCGACCCGCGCTGGCTCAGCCCGCCGGCCCAGACAACAGACAATCCGCGGGCAGTAAAATAG
- a CDS encoding FixH family protein has translation MKLSDALRSTGMLLGLLVTFAAATLPTAAAAESLSAMTQPAGLHVHMQSELDPLVINQMHSWIIRVEDAQGNPVSDADIRVDGGMPEHNHGLATRPQITANLGEGDYRLEGVRFHMNGEWELRLQIDHAGVTYQTALTLTL, from the coding sequence ATGAAACTGTCTGACGCCTTACGCAGCACGGGGATGTTGCTGGGACTGTTGGTGACCTTTGCCGCAGCCACGTTGCCGACCGCTGCAGCGGCAGAGTCCTTGTCGGCAATGACCCAACCGGCCGGGCTGCACGTACACATGCAGAGCGAACTCGATCCGCTGGTCATCAACCAGATGCACAGCTGGATCATTCGTGTAGAAGATGCACAGGGCAATCCGGTTTCTGACGCAGACATCCGTGTCGATGGCGGCATGCCCGAACACAATCATGGTCTGGCGACCCGACCCCAGATAACCGCCAACCTGGGCGAGGGCGACTACCGACTGGAGGGCGTGCGCTTTCACATGAACGGAGAGTGGGAATTAAGACTGCAGATTGATCACGCCGGCGTGACTTACCAGACCGCCCTGACATTGACGCTGTAA
- a CDS encoding amidase family protein, with protein MLLPRLMLAVSFPAIVTLFTLTACSSEEPLDQPEWMDARTALTEMENGELSSEALVTYYLNKIAQDNQQGHGLAAIIDINQDALAQARMMDAERAADNVRSALHGMPVVLKANIATADDMPTTAGALALQGHLTQRDAEVVAQLRAAGAVILAKANLSEWANFRGENSISGWSALGGQTLNPHLLTHTPCGSSAGSAVAVAADMTLLAVGTETDGSIMCPSAINGIVGIKPTRGSVSGEGIIPIASAQDIAGPMARNVFDAALLLDAMLTPAARSRLGRPLLYAVDQMPELEKVILVRAFDEREPAYTPVFEQLTEMFESRGVEVVQLDTWQPPQEMGVAEFEVLIYEFRRDLESWLQDYGVNEDVNSFAELVAFNSARGEEALGAFGQEYLEQAAAIDPDADRASYEQALASSRELAEALLNEYLQAQGADAIIMPSYSKAWSIDPDSGDDFGFGTSGPAAISGYPSITVPAAFNGVLPLGVSVVGLPWSEATLLGLAAEIERELDAYQAPQFISTAP; from the coding sequence ATGTTGTTGCCCCGACTTATGCTGGCTGTGAGTTTTCCCGCAATTGTGACGCTGTTTACGCTGACAGCCTGCAGCAGTGAAGAGCCTCTAGATCAGCCGGAATGGATGGATGCGCGTACAGCGCTGACAGAGATGGAAAACGGTGAATTAAGCAGTGAAGCGCTGGTAACTTATTATCTGAACAAAATTGCACAGGATAACCAGCAGGGCCATGGCTTGGCAGCCATCATTGATATTAACCAGGATGCGCTGGCACAGGCGAGGATGATGGATGCTGAGCGTGCAGCGGACAATGTCCGGTCTGCGCTGCATGGCATGCCCGTGGTGCTGAAAGCCAATATCGCAACCGCTGATGATATGCCGACCACGGCGGGAGCGTTAGCGCTGCAGGGACATCTGACACAGCGTGATGCCGAAGTTGTGGCTCAACTGCGCGCCGCCGGTGCTGTCATTCTGGCTAAAGCGAATCTGTCGGAATGGGCCAATTTTCGTGGAGAAAACTCTATCAGTGGCTGGTCGGCGCTGGGCGGGCAGACACTCAACCCGCACTTGTTGACACATACACCGTGCGGCTCCAGTGCCGGCTCGGCGGTTGCCGTGGCTGCGGACATGACGCTGTTGGCGGTGGGGACTGAAACCGACGGTTCGATCATGTGCCCATCGGCAATCAATGGCATCGTTGGTATCAAACCAACGCGGGGCAGCGTGTCAGGCGAGGGTATTATTCCGATTGCCAGTGCTCAGGATATAGCCGGCCCCATGGCTCGCAATGTATTTGATGCTGCGCTCTTGCTGGACGCTATGCTGACACCGGCAGCACGCAGCCGTCTTGGTCGCCCCTTGCTCTATGCTGTTGATCAGATGCCGGAGCTGGAAAAAGTGATATTAGTGCGGGCCTTTGATGAGCGTGAACCTGCATATACGCCGGTGTTTGAGCAACTGACCGAAATGTTTGAGTCTCGGGGCGTTGAGGTTGTGCAGTTGGATACCTGGCAGCCACCACAGGAGATGGGAGTCGCTGAATTCGAGGTGTTGATCTACGAGTTTCGCCGTGACTTGGAATCGTGGTTGCAGGACTACGGCGTTAATGAGGACGTGAACAGTTTTGCCGAGTTGGTCGCTTTTAACAGCGCGCGCGGTGAAGAAGCGCTGGGAGCGTTCGGTCAGGAGTATTTGGAACAGGCCGCTGCGATTGATCCTGATGCTGATCGGGCGTCGTACGAGCAGGCGCTGGCAAGCAGCCGCGAGTTGGCTGAAGCGCTGCTGAATGAATACCTGCAGGCGCAGGGTGCTGATGCCATTATCATGCCGTCCTACAGCAAAGCCTGGTCCATTGATCCCGATAGTGGTGATGATTTTGGCTTTGGTACGTCGGGCCCGGCCGCAATTTCCGGTTATCCCTCGATTACCGTGCCGGCGGCTTTTAATGGCGTGTTGCCGCTGGGAGTCAGCGTAGTGGGTTTGCCCTGGTCGGAAGCCACGCTACTCGGCCTGGCGGCCGAGATTGAGCGTGAACTTGATGCCTATCAGGCGCCGCAATTTATCAGTACGGCGCCGTGA
- a CDS encoding methyl-accepting chemotaxis protein — MNWTLKWKVLTGVTLTSALAVVISTAILVVVELRRLDDTMSTDALTTARLIGANTTGALAFFDDASATETLRALDANDSIMAAVLFDDSGSPFAEFIGGGDSGGALPRSPGRQEVVQRPELGYLELFEPVAMDGDVIGTLYMRVSLAERQEVLSTYITISILIVLGVTALALGISLLIQRSIVRPVVEVVNALRDMAEGDGDLTQRIHVSSKDEVGELAHWFNIFAERVHDVVGKFKESAINLSAAAEQLSGTITKTSAGALRQQSEIEHVAKAMSEMSTTVEEVARNVGMAANDAQQADDESAKGADVVTQTMGAITALARDIDEASDVITNLQKETDSIGSVLDVIRGIAEQTNLLALNAAIEAARAGEQGRGFAVVADEVRTLASRTQASTEEIQNMITKLQTGANQAVQVMVKGKDQAASSVDHASRAGESLQNITRAVSVIKDMSNQIASASEEQSAVSLEINRNINNISDVANETATGSREISSGASELARLAAELQSLVGQFKCDVPGQHRA; from the coding sequence ATGAACTGGACCCTGAAATGGAAAGTGTTGACAGGTGTCACACTGACCAGCGCGTTGGCGGTAGTGATATCGACAGCCATCCTGGTAGTGGTTGAGCTGCGTCGACTTGACGATACGATGAGTACGGATGCATTGACCACCGCTCGCCTGATCGGCGCCAACACCACCGGTGCACTGGCGTTTTTTGATGATGCATCAGCCACGGAAACACTTCGTGCGCTGGATGCCAATGACAGCATCATGGCTGCCGTTTTGTTTGACGACAGCGGCAGCCCGTTTGCCGAGTTTATTGGCGGCGGTGACAGTGGCGGCGCTCTGCCGCGCAGCCCCGGTCGACAGGAGGTCGTGCAACGACCCGAGCTCGGCTATCTCGAGCTGTTTGAACCAGTGGCGATGGACGGCGATGTTATCGGCACTCTGTATATGCGCGTCAGCCTGGCCGAGCGTCAGGAAGTTCTCAGCACCTATATTACAATTTCCATTCTGATTGTTCTTGGCGTTACCGCACTGGCATTGGGCATCTCCTTGTTAATCCAGCGCTCCATTGTGCGACCGGTCGTTGAAGTGGTGAATGCCTTGCGCGACATGGCGGAAGGCGATGGCGACCTGACTCAACGCATTCATGTCTCCAGCAAGGATGAAGTGGGCGAGTTGGCACACTGGTTCAATATCTTTGCCGAACGCGTACATGATGTTGTTGGCAAATTCAAAGAGTCCGCCATCAATCTCAGCGCCGCCGCAGAGCAATTGTCGGGAACCATCACCAAGACCTCTGCCGGTGCTTTGCGCCAGCAAAGTGAGATTGAGCATGTCGCCAAAGCCATGTCAGAGATGTCGACCACGGTTGAAGAGGTTGCGCGCAATGTTGGCATGGCCGCCAACGATGCCCAGCAGGCCGATGACGAATCTGCCAAGGGTGCGGACGTGGTTACCCAGACCATGGGTGCGATCACCGCACTGGCGCGTGATATCGACGAGGCCTCTGACGTTATCACTAACCTGCAAAAGGAAACTGACAGCATTGGTTCGGTGCTCGATGTAATTCGCGGCATTGCCGAGCAGACCAACCTGCTGGCACTGAACGCGGCAATCGAAGCAGCCCGGGCTGGCGAACAGGGTCGGGGCTTTGCCGTTGTTGCTGACGAAGTCCGCACACTGGCAAGCCGCACCCAGGCCTCCACGGAAGAAATCCAGAACATGATCACCAAGCTGCAGACAGGTGCCAATCAGGCGGTGCAGGTAATGGTCAAAGGCAAGGACCAGGCAGCGTCCAGCGTTGATCACGCCAGCCGTGCCGGCGAGTCCCTGCAAAACATTACCCGGGCTGTGTCGGTGATCAAAGACATGAGCAATCAGATCGCCAGCGCGTCAGAGGAACAGTCTGCCGTCAGCCTGGAAATAAACCGCAACATCAACAACATCTCCGATGTTGCCAACGAAACAGCAACCGGTTCACGCGAAATCAGTTCCGGCGCGAGCGAACTGGCAAGACTTGCAGCCGAACTGCAGTCGCTGGTCGGTCAGTTCAAATGTGATGTGCCCGGTCAGCACCGGGCCTGA
- a CDS encoding YfiR family protein has protein sequence MKNILASTMVRRCLMIGLFSAVAATSAQAQQGQIAASDGGGDAIARFVMNFGRFIDWPDAAFSSADADLRVCLLGENELGNSLNQIVDGKRAGDRTITVSNLAGTDLAGARNCHIVYVSSSETGRTAEITGAVADSHTLTVSEIANFPEDGGMIGLAGERGDRIAIRMNRALIEQTGLNVREQLMRAIQ, from the coding sequence ATGAAAAACATTCTTGCCTCAACAATGGTCCGCCGATGCCTGATGATCGGTTTATTTTCGGCTGTTGCCGCAACCTCGGCACAGGCCCAGCAGGGTCAGATCGCCGCAAGCGATGGCGGCGGTGACGCCATTGCGCGCTTCGTAATGAACTTCGGCCGCTTCATTGACTGGCCGGATGCAGCTTTCAGTAGTGCCGACGCCGACCTGCGCGTGTGCCTGCTGGGTGAAAACGAGCTGGGCAATTCACTGAATCAGATCGTCGATGGCAAGCGTGCCGGTGACCGCACCATCACTGTCAGCAACCTGGCTGGCACTGATCTGGCCGGGGCACGCAACTGTCATATCGTCTACGTCAGCTCCAGCGAGACAGGTCGTACCGCCGAGATCACCGGCGCGGTGGCCGATTCCCACACGCTGACTGTCAGCGAAATCGCCAACTTCCCAGAAGACGGCGGCATGATCGGATTGGCTGGCGAACGTGGTGATCGCATTGCCATCCGTATGAACCGGGCTCTTATCGAGCAAACCGGCCTGAACGTTCGCGAACAGCTGATGCGCGCTATTCAGTGA
- a CDS encoding AbgT family transporter: MTNGSTGTSGRRGWFTRFLDSVEWLGNLLPHPVTLFALLAFAMVLLSGLFGALGVSVADPRPSAPEGSVIEAVSLLNAEGLRLILGNLVSNFVNFAPLGVVLVAMLGVGIAEKSGLLSAMVRGIVLSAPRHVVTVAIVFAGVISNTASEMGYVVLVPLAGAIFLALGRHPLAGMAAAFAGVSGGYSANLLIGTVDPLLAGITQEAARLIDPSYEVFATANWYFMAVSTFMITIVGSLVTIFIVEPKLGDYDSSHADPGVLDGNSMEKLTPVERKGLLGAGVAAALVLGLIALLAIPEGAPLRDPVDGSTGPFFRSIVAFIFLFFLATGFAYGRVTGSMRNDRDVIDAMASAVSTLGLYVVLVFFAAQFVAFFGWTNLGVITAVTGAEFLISAELTGPLVFVFFIIMCCFVNLMLGSASAQWAVTAPVFVPMLMLVGYAPELIQAAYRIGDSTTNIITPMMSYFGLILAWATRYNKNIGIGTMIATMLPFSIFFFICWVVLFYIWVFLLGLPVGPGAATYYTG, translated from the coding sequence ATGACAAATGGCAGCACAGGCACTTCTGGCCGGCGTGGCTGGTTTACCCGCTTTCTGGACTCGGTTGAATGGCTGGGCAACCTGCTGCCGCATCCCGTCACGTTATTTGCGCTGCTGGCATTTGCCATGGTGCTGTTGTCGGGACTGTTTGGTGCACTGGGCGTGTCAGTCGCAGATCCGCGACCCTCAGCGCCGGAAGGCAGTGTCATTGAAGCGGTCAGTCTGCTCAACGCAGAAGGTCTGCGCCTGATACTCGGCAATCTGGTGAGCAATTTTGTCAATTTTGCGCCACTGGGTGTGGTGTTGGTGGCCATGCTCGGTGTGGGTATTGCAGAAAAATCAGGACTGCTATCGGCGATGGTGCGCGGCATAGTGTTGAGCGCGCCGCGGCATGTAGTGACGGTCGCCATTGTGTTTGCCGGTGTCATCTCCAATACCGCCTCGGAAATGGGGTATGTGGTGCTGGTGCCCCTGGCGGGGGCGATTTTCCTGGCGCTGGGCCGGCATCCGCTGGCGGGCATGGCGGCAGCGTTTGCCGGTGTTTCCGGTGGTTACAGTGCCAATCTGCTGATCGGTACCGTAGATCCTTTGCTGGCAGGCATCACGCAGGAGGCGGCGCGACTGATCGACCCATCTTATGAAGTGTTTGCCACTGCCAACTGGTACTTCATGGCGGTCAGTACCTTCATGATCACAATCGTCGGTTCGCTGGTAACGATTTTTATTGTTGAGCCCAAACTCGGCGACTATGACAGCAGCCACGCTGATCCGGGTGTGCTTGATGGCAACAGCATGGAGAAGCTGACGCCAGTTGAGCGCAAAGGGCTACTGGGCGCCGGTGTTGCCGCTGCCCTGGTGCTCGGGCTGATCGCGTTGCTGGCAATACCCGAAGGCGCGCCATTGCGCGACCCGGTTGATGGCAGTACCGGGCCGTTCTTTCGCAGCATTGTCGCCTTCATTTTCCTGTTCTTCCTGGCCACCGGGTTCGCTTACGGCCGGGTGACCGGCAGCATGCGCAATGACCGTGATGTGATTGATGCCATGGCTTCGGCGGTATCGACGCTGGGCCTTTACGTGGTGTTGGTGTTCTTTGCCGCCCAGTTTGTGGCGTTTTTTGGCTGGACCAACCTGGGCGTGATTACCGCGGTGACAGGGGCCGAATTCCTGATTAGCGCCGAACTTACGGGTCCACTGGTGTTCGTGTTTTTTATCATTATGTGCTGCTTTGTCAATCTCATGCTGGGCTCGGCATCCGCGCAGTGGGCGGTGACCGCCCCGGTCTTTGTGCCCATGCTGATGCTGGTAGGTTACGCGCCTGAATTGATACAGGCTGCCTATCGTATCGGTGACTCAACCACCAATATCATTACGCCGATGATGAGTTATTTTGGCCTGATTCTGGCCTGGGCCACGCGTTACAACAAGAATATCGGCATCGGCACCATGATTGCGACGATGCTGCCATTCTCCATCTTTTTCTTCATCTGCTGGGTTGTGCTGTTCTACATCTGGGTGTTTTTGCTGGGATTGCCGGTGGGCCCGGGCGCGGCAACCTATTACACCGGCTAA